In the genome of Acidobacteriota bacterium, one region contains:
- a CDS encoding VCBS repeat-containing protein has protein sequence YLWQSATQAYRIVQWGTLNDQAGAGDYDGDGRADLAVWRAADHTWYILNSRAQVAQQRLLGQNGDVPVGAKPR, from the coding sequence GTACCTCTGGCAAAGCGCGACGCAGGCTTACCGGATCGTGCAATGGGGCACGCTGAACGATCAGGCGGGCGCGGGCGATTACGACGGCGATGGCCGGGCTGATCTGGCGGTGTGGCGCGCCGCTGACCACACCTGGTACATCCTCAATAGTCGCGCGCAAGTGGCGCAGCAGCGTTTGCTGGGGCAAAACGGCGATGTGCCGGTCGGGGCCAAACCGCGTTGA